The proteins below come from a single Mesobacillus jeotgali genomic window:
- the proB gene encoding glutamate 5-kinase → MVDQDRKIKRVVIKIGSSSLTSMHGEISRRKLENLANQIVALKDAGYETAVVSSGAVAAGYRKLGCIQRPTSLPEKQAAASIGQGLLMESYSELFLSHGYVASQILITRSDFANENRYNNMKNTLNVLLERGIIPIINENDTVTVDRLRFGDNDTLSAKVAALIEADQLIILSDIDGLYDANPNDNPDAKLLDKVHEITPEIEAAAGGSGSAVGTGGMKSKISAVKIAMASGIDSFLGKADSKDILVKAVSGTAKGTYFNQDPEGFNLDNNQQWIAFHSGPEGEVIIRPESREAIIEDRKNILPSDILQVKGRFGEGSVVRVMDENGEEIGLGRINYSSGKLEETLIEEECERKEAIEQDTFVCSRDFALPVSV, encoded by the coding sequence ATGGTAGATCAAGACAGGAAGATAAAAAGAGTTGTAATTAAGATTGGCAGCAGTTCGCTGACGAGTATGCATGGTGAGATCAGCCGCCGGAAGCTGGAGAACCTGGCGAACCAGATTGTGGCCTTGAAGGATGCGGGCTATGAAACAGCGGTTGTTTCATCTGGCGCTGTGGCTGCAGGGTACCGCAAGCTTGGCTGTATTCAGCGTCCGACTTCATTGCCGGAAAAGCAGGCAGCCGCCTCGATCGGCCAGGGCCTGTTAATGGAATCTTATTCAGAACTGTTTTTATCTCATGGGTATGTCGCTTCCCAGATCTTGATCACGAGAAGCGATTTTGCGAATGAAAATCGCTATAACAACATGAAAAATACATTGAACGTCCTGTTGGAGAGAGGGATTATCCCGATCATCAATGAAAATGACACGGTCACAGTCGACCGCCTGCGTTTCGGCGATAATGACACATTGTCAGCGAAGGTAGCCGCGTTGATTGAGGCAGACCAACTGATCATCCTTTCAGACATCGACGGTTTGTATGACGCAAATCCGAACGACAACCCAGACGCTAAGTTGCTTGATAAGGTCCATGAAATCACTCCTGAAATCGAAGCAGCAGCAGGCGGCTCCGGAAGCGCGGTCGGTACAGGCGGGATGAAATCGAAAATCTCCGCTGTAAAAATCGCGATGGCATCCGGGATTGATTCGTTTTTAGGGAAGGCCGACAGCAAGGACATTCTGGTAAAAGCGGTGAGCGGAACGGCAAAGGGCACTTATTTTAACCAGGATCCCGAAGGCTTCAACCTCGACAACAACCAGCAATGGATCGCCTTCCATTCTGGACCTGAGGGCGAAGTCATCATCCGTCCGGAATCTAGGGAAGCAATCATCGAGGATCGGAAAAACATCCTCCCGTCTGACATCCTTCAGGTAAAAGGAAGGTTCGGCGAGGGATCAGTCGTCAGAGTGATGGATGAAAACGGAGAAGAAATCGGACTCGGACGAATCAATTATTCTAGCGGAAAATTGGAAGAGACACTTATTGAAGAAGAATGTGAACGAAAAGAAGCAATCGAACAGGACACATTTGTTTGTTCACGAGACTTTGCATTACCGGTATCAGTCTAA
- a CDS encoding glutamate-5-semialdehyde dehydrogenase, producing the protein MTLTMTQTTTTVEEQAIAAKKAAKQLSILSTEEKNKALLILADALENNYEAILAENEKDLMNGKEKGFEDAFMDRLALSRERIFDFAEGLRQVAEHADPVGDVLSDWTLENGLNVKEIRVPLGVIGMIYEARPNVTVDAAGLALKSGNAIILKGGSSALSSNKAIVDIMHQALENTKVPKDAIQFIATADREATQQLFTMKEHIDVLIPRGGGALIKAVVENATVPVLETGVGNCHLYVDEEADTEKALNIMINAKTDRPAVCNAAETLVVHQAWLEKNKEKLAAAFQENGITVHGDGAAAAVLPNVVPATETDWADEYLSLDIAVKVVNDLDEAIDHIDQYGTKHSEAIITENAENAKKFLQLVDAAALYHNASTRFTDGGALGFGAEIGISTQKLHARGPMGLPALTTRKYVMVGDGLVR; encoded by the coding sequence ATGACATTGACAATGACTCAAACAACGACGACAGTAGAGGAACAAGCAATTGCAGCGAAAAAGGCAGCGAAGCAGCTGAGCATTCTATCCACTGAGGAAAAAAACAAAGCGTTGCTGATTCTCGCTGACGCACTGGAAAACAATTATGAAGCCATTTTAGCTGAGAACGAAAAGGATTTAATGAACGGAAAGGAAAAAGGCTTCGAGGATGCATTCATGGATCGCCTTGCCCTTTCACGCGAGAGAATCTTCGACTTTGCAGAAGGACTTCGCCAGGTGGCTGAACATGCCGATCCAGTTGGGGACGTTCTTTCAGACTGGACACTGGAAAATGGACTCAATGTAAAAGAAATTCGCGTTCCGCTAGGCGTCATCGGTATGATCTACGAAGCACGCCCGAACGTAACCGTCGACGCTGCAGGACTGGCACTTAAATCAGGAAACGCCATCATCTTAAAAGGCGGATCGTCCGCACTATCCTCCAACAAAGCCATCGTCGACATCATGCACCAGGCACTCGAAAATACAAAGGTGCCAAAAGACGCCATCCAGTTCATCGCTACAGCAGACCGCGAAGCAACACAGCAGCTGTTCACGATGAAAGAACATATCGATGTCCTGATCCCGCGCGGAGGCGGAGCATTGATCAAGGCAGTCGTTGAAAACGCGACCGTCCCGGTGCTTGAAACAGGAGTAGGCAACTGCCACCTGTACGTCGATGAAGAAGCTGACACTGAAAAAGCACTCAACATTATGATTAATGCCAAGACAGATCGCCCGGCAGTCTGCAACGCAGCAGAGACACTTGTTGTCCATCAGGCATGGCTTGAGAAGAACAAAGAAAAGCTTGCTGCTGCATTCCAGGAGAACGGCATCACTGTGCATGGAGACGGAGCAGCAGCGGCAGTATTGCCAAACGTGGTACCAGCAACCGAAACTGACTGGGCTGACGAATACCTGAGTCTCGATATCGCCGTCAAGGTGGTTAACGATCTTGATGAAGCCATTGACCACATTGACCAGTACGGCACAAAACACTCAGAAGCGATCATTACTGAAAATGCTGAGAACGCAAAGAAGTTCCTGCAGCTAGTAGATGCTGCAGCATTATATCATAACGCATCCACTAGATTCACAGATGGAGGAGCATTAGGGTTTGGAGCCGAGATTGGGATTTCTACACAGAAGCTTCATGCCAGAGGGCCTATGGGATTGCCGGCGCTGACTACCCGGAAGTATGTTATGGTTGGGGATGGGCTAGTTAGGTAA
- a CDS encoding nucleotidyltransferase domain-containing protein yields the protein MIIEGCDEIVILKAGYGLDPNGFIVSDVSKDKIDNVYMPCIRQSVNSLKNLVPEQLHSVYVYGSVARGEAIALKSDLDLIALFDGKISAYNIAEIKNLAQELSQKYRSMVRDVGIAVAYYDYTVDPSNYYENAFLKELCVCVYGEDLGKRFGPYKLTSEIAIRFNGDICENLNRTLNKCKTASNEEFKIISQGFARKLIRTFYSMVMVRSQIWTTRLHEQSEVFIHHFPEKKIYYSYPAKMD from the coding sequence ATGATAATAGAGGGATGTGATGAAATAGTGATTTTAAAAGCTGGGTATGGTCTAGACCCTAACGGATTTATTGTGAGCGATGTTAGTAAAGATAAAATTGATAATGTCTATATGCCTTGCATCCGACAATCTGTTAACAGCCTTAAAAACTTGGTTCCTGAACAGTTGCACAGTGTTTATGTGTACGGTAGCGTAGCCAGAGGCGAAGCCATAGCTTTAAAATCAGATTTAGACCTTATTGCTCTGTTTGATGGCAAAATTAGTGCCTATAATATAGCTGAAATAAAGAACCTGGCTCAGGAATTGTCACAAAAGTATCGGTCTATGGTTCGTGATGTTGGTATTGCTGTTGCATATTACGACTATACGGTTGACCCCTCAAATTACTACGAAAATGCATTTCTTAAGGAACTCTGTGTTTGTGTGTATGGAGAGGATTTAGGGAAACGATTTGGTCCTTACAAACTTACTTCAGAGATAGCCATTCGATTTAATGGAGATATTTGTGAGAATCTTAATCGGACGTTAAATAAGTGTAAAACAGCTTCAAACGAGGAGTTTAAAATAATTTCGCAAGGCTTCGCCCGTAAACTCATTCGAACATTCTATTCAATGGTGATGGTGCGTTCCCAGATTTGGACGACACGACTTCACGAGCAATCAGAAGTCTTTATCCATCACTTTCCAGAAAAAAAAATCTATTATTCTTACCCTGCTAAAATGGATTGA
- a CDS encoding S-layer homology domain-containing protein yields MKKVTCFLLSAVLVSSLFLFNGKAGASSFSDINNHWAKEDMEYLVQKGIIGGYADGTFRPNEVVTRAQAAIMIGRALGLPGEQPVDARFKDVPASVTGSGFIHQLELIGVAAGYGDGTYRPHNPVNRGDATIHLIKSTLAPSDRKGYPEHPFTDVSTSQASGDYVIIAYHNGIVDGYADKTFRPYEHITRAQFSVFLSRSLQSEKTSAPELEEQEAVDLLNRYNTVREAAYADALDQPNYKFQTYKTKEEFYQLFLGFMSRDVVETTFSIRLREENGSLYLVAMDSVRTFKPEIPHDFEKITDRLSVLTQIQESDMYGREKLIFTYKNMDGTWKISSIRAVNLLQQ; encoded by the coding sequence ATGAAAAAAGTAACGTGTTTTTTGTTGTCTGCTGTGTTGGTTTCGAGCCTCTTTTTATTTAATGGTAAAGCGGGTGCCAGCTCATTCAGTGACATCAATAATCACTGGGCAAAAGAGGATATGGAGTATTTGGTACAGAAAGGGATTATCGGAGGATATGCTGATGGTACTTTCAGGCCGAATGAAGTTGTCACTCGTGCTCAGGCTGCAATCATGATTGGCCGTGCTCTTGGCTTACCTGGGGAACAACCCGTTGACGCAAGGTTCAAGGATGTTCCAGCCAGCGTAACGGGTTCAGGCTTTATTCATCAGTTGGAACTGATTGGCGTGGCGGCAGGGTATGGAGACGGAACTTACCGGCCGCACAATCCGGTGAATCGGGGAGATGCAACCATTCATTTAATCAAATCGACCCTCGCTCCTTCAGACCGGAAAGGGTACCCAGAACATCCATTCACAGATGTCTCAACAAGCCAGGCGTCAGGAGACTATGTCATCATAGCTTACCATAACGGAATTGTGGATGGATATGCAGATAAAACATTCCGCCCCTATGAACACATTACCCGCGCTCAGTTCTCGGTCTTTCTTTCTCGATCGCTTCAAAGTGAAAAGACTAGCGCTCCCGAGCTTGAGGAGCAGGAAGCCGTCGATTTGCTGAACAGATACAATACTGTCAGGGAAGCCGCCTATGCTGATGCATTGGATCAGCCGAACTACAAGTTCCAAACGTATAAAACGAAAGAGGAATTTTATCAATTATTTCTCGGTTTTATGTCCAGAGATGTGGTTGAAACGACCTTCAGCATCAGATTGCGAGAGGAAAATGGCAGCTTGTATCTGGTAGCGATGGATTCAGTTAGAACCTTCAAGCCAGAGATTCCTCATGATTTTGAAAAAATAACAGATCGATTATCTGTGCTCACCCAAATCCAGGAAAGCGATATGTACGGGCGGGAAAAGCTCATTTTCACCTATAAAAATATGGATGGGACTTGGAAAATCAGTTCTATAAGAGCAGTGAATTTATTGCAGCAATAA
- a CDS encoding GTP pyrophosphokinase family protein has product MEELTQQYRINPREMRNDLKRFSLIYKFALDEMNTKINILKEEFIHIHDYNPIEHCNSRLKSPESIIKKMTRKNLSLSIESARENIKDIAGIRIICPFITDVYKISQMIEKQKDIELVERKDYIKQPKPNGYQSLHLIIKIPVFMSDRVEMVFVELQIRTIAMDFWASLEHKIYYKYDKEIPERIKKDLKDAAISAAELDLKMESINNEVANLKVKEDLDGDLLPFNETLKMPKTNFQSFLNGFFVEVPKEVKK; this is encoded by the coding sequence ATGGAAGAATTGACTCAGCAGTACAGAATCAATCCCAGAGAAATGAGAAACGACCTAAAAAGGTTCTCTTTGATTTATAAATTTGCACTAGATGAAATGAATACAAAGATCAATATTTTAAAAGAAGAATTTATTCATATACACGATTACAATCCAATAGAACATTGTAATTCAAGGCTAAAATCTCCCGAGAGTATCATAAAAAAAATGACCAGGAAGAACCTTAGCCTTTCGATAGAATCCGCCAGGGAAAACATAAAAGACATTGCCGGAATCCGAATCATTTGTCCATTCATCACGGATGTTTATAAAATAAGCCAGATGATTGAAAAGCAAAAGGATATAGAGTTGGTTGAACGGAAGGACTACATCAAACAGCCGAAACCCAACGGTTATCAAAGCCTCCATCTTATTATTAAAATCCCGGTTTTTATGTCTGACCGAGTAGAGATGGTATTTGTGGAACTGCAGATACGAACAATCGCCATGGATTTTTGGGCCAGCCTGGAACATAAAATATATTATAAGTATGATAAGGAAATACCAGAGAGGATCAAAAAGGATTTAAAGGACGCAGCGATATCAGCTGCTGAGTTGGACTTAAAAATGGAGAGTATTAATAATGAAGTGGCGAATTTGAAAGTGAAAGAAGATCTGGATGGCGACCTTCTACCTTTCAATGAAACTCTAAAAATGCCTAAAACTAATTTTCAATCATTCCTTAATGGCTTTTTTGTGGAAGTTCCCAAAGAGGTAAAAAAGTAG
- a CDS encoding Spx/MgsR family RNA polymerase-binding regulatory protein, whose translation MTVMIYGLGCRSTKKARNWMINHQIPFVERDMMQEPLTVQELQELLQLTTDGTDDILSKRSLPYRNMNIDFDNLSLLELLETIHQHPRLLKSPLIVENRKLQVGYNEEGIRQFLPRKIRKFQWLQWKMEHLQPIES comes from the coding sequence ATGACTGTGATGATATATGGATTAGGATGCAGATCAACCAAGAAAGCAAGAAATTGGATGATAAACCATCAGATTCCTTTCGTGGAAAGGGATATGATGCAGGAGCCTTTAACAGTTCAGGAACTTCAGGAACTTTTACAATTGACTACTGATGGTACCGATGACATTCTCTCTAAGAGATCCCTTCCTTATAGAAACATGAATATAGATTTTGATAATCTTTCGTTGCTTGAATTACTGGAAACGATCCATCAACACCCCCGGTTACTGAAAAGTCCTCTAATCGTGGAAAACAGGAAGCTTCAAGTTGGTTATAACGAGGAGGGAATCCGGCAATTCCTTCCGAGAAAGATTCGTAAGTTTCAGTGGCTGCAATGGAAAATGGAACACTTACAACCTATAGAAAGTTAA
- a CDS encoding TetR/AcrR family transcriptional regulator, with product MPKQTFFNLSEQKRKKLLESAEIEFTRAPLFEASIANIIKTAGISRGSFYQYFQDKEDLYFYLLEDKLKKGKIYFSGLLAKHHGDLIEALIELQNYFLLALSDEEEKQFLKNALLYTTHRVESSFTSIWDTYLDNQEFKKVGELINREYLNSTAEKELLHIFKMVSALAFNNLIEKTVKGLSDEEAMDSFKLSMSLLKQGIYKHND from the coding sequence TTGCCAAAGCAAACATTTTTCAACTTGTCAGAGCAAAAGAGGAAAAAGCTGCTGGAATCAGCTGAGATTGAGTTCACAAGGGCTCCTTTATTTGAAGCCTCCATAGCAAACATCATTAAAACAGCTGGTATATCCAGAGGCAGCTTTTATCAATATTTCCAGGACAAAGAGGATTTATATTTCTATTTATTAGAAGATAAATTAAAAAAGGGCAAAATCTATTTCAGCGGATTACTGGCAAAACATCATGGTGACTTAATTGAAGCTCTGATTGAGCTCCAGAATTACTTTTTACTTGCCTTATCAGATGAGGAAGAGAAGCAATTTTTAAAAAATGCCCTGCTCTACACAACACATAGAGTTGAAAGCTCATTTACAAGTATTTGGGATACCTATCTGGATAACCAGGAGTTCAAGAAGGTCGGGGAATTGATTAATCGGGAATATCTGAATTCAACTGCAGAAAAAGAGCTGTTACATATTTTCAAAATGGTTTCTGCACTGGCCTTTAACAACCTGATTGAAAAAACAGTTAAGGGCTTATCTGATGAGGAGGCAATGGACTCCTTTAAGCTTAGTATGAGTTTACTAAAGCAAGGTATATACAAGCATAATGACTGA
- a CDS encoding AraC family transcriptional regulator produces MIQQLLLLQRVIDYIEDHIKEELSAEELARMVGYSPYHFSRIFQKQTGYTLMDYVVKRKLQFALYELVNGKKIIEIAMDYGFETHAGFTKAFKKCFGSPPSLYKEHCPTSLPQKLDLMSLHQKNTGGIVLQPQIVRREAFNVAGKIYSIENFPGDRNVPAFWEQEGLTDGSIETYLYKELSPKKHGEYCINLSRSLDEGTCRYLFAVDHDDEKGLPDGVTATEIHAAVYAVFRTPLVEVGQFATAIKGTWRYILEDWFPHSSYEVDEEGFDFEYYDEHCHYWDFKKIYMEIHIPIKEKSRE; encoded by the coding sequence ATGATTCAACAGTTACTTTTACTTCAACGTGTCATTGATTATATAGAGGATCATATTAAAGAAGAGCTTAGTGCTGAAGAGCTGGCGAGGATGGTTGGGTATTCACCTTATCATTTTTCGCGGATTTTTCAGAAACAGACGGGCTATACATTGATGGATTATGTGGTAAAAAGAAAGCTCCAGTTTGCACTGTATGAGTTGGTAAATGGGAAAAAGATCATCGAAATTGCCATGGATTATGGGTTTGAAACGCACGCAGGGTTTACGAAAGCGTTCAAGAAATGTTTTGGAAGTCCGCCGAGTCTTTACAAGGAGCATTGTCCGACATCACTGCCTCAAAAACTGGATTTAATGAGCCTTCACCAAAAGAACACTGGCGGCATTGTCTTGCAGCCTCAGATTGTCCGTCGGGAAGCATTTAATGTCGCCGGTAAAATCTACAGTATCGAGAATTTCCCTGGTGATAGAAATGTGCCAGCCTTCTGGGAGCAGGAGGGTTTGACAGACGGTTCGATTGAAACATACTTGTACAAAGAGTTATCGCCAAAAAAGCATGGAGAGTATTGTATCAATTTGAGCCGGAGCTTGGATGAAGGTACGTGTCGTTATTTATTTGCTGTAGACCATGATGATGAAAAAGGCTTACCGGATGGAGTGACCGCTACAGAAATTCATGCGGCTGTCTATGCGGTCTTCCGGACGCCTTTGGTTGAGGTTGGCCAATTCGCAACGGCGATCAAAGGAACATGGAGATACATACTGGAGGATTGGTTTCCGCACTCATCTTATGAAGTGGATGAAGAGGGCTTTGACTTTGAGTATTATGATGAGCATTGCCATTACTGGGATTTTAAAAAAATCTATATGGAAATCCATATTCCGATCAAAGAAAAATCTCGAGAGTGA
- a CDS encoding MFS transporter has translation MKSTFFKKMDSYTVYIYTRFWSQFFFTFIFTVNLLYHVKVVGLDPLQLVVVGTVLEAVVFLFEIPTGFMADLKSRRLSVIIGYFLIGAGFLTERSFQYFAAVLVSQVLWGIGYTFTSGAHQAWIADEIGEERASLAFVNGAKAGKLGEVIAIPLSMLIGYYFMINLPIIIGGLSMLALAVFLLLFMKEENFKPAQQENTSTWKTLKSNMNQMVHYTKASYLMRILFLIALFFGLYSEGFDRLWISHFLEETHLANMTEGNLVILIGSINFAVMLLSFVGLHFISRSSLHHQLNTIYVSLLIGCVLIITSLTGFALSTGIIGLLCFYLIIQGTRSVMAPLEDTWLNKIIPDSSTRATFFSVKGLVDAIGQISGGPAIGLIAANFSIKIAMIASAILLTPVIYLYQLAIKKSRG, from the coding sequence ATGAAATCGACATTTTTCAAAAAAATGGATTCGTATACTGTCTATATATATACACGTTTTTGGTCGCAGTTCTTTTTTACATTTATTTTTACAGTTAACTTGCTGTATCATGTCAAAGTCGTGGGACTTGATCCGCTGCAGCTGGTTGTGGTTGGGACTGTTCTGGAGGCGGTTGTATTCCTGTTTGAGATTCCGACTGGGTTTATGGCTGATCTAAAAAGTCGCAGGCTTTCTGTAATTATCGGGTACTTTTTGATTGGGGCCGGGTTCCTCACCGAGCGCTCGTTTCAGTATTTCGCAGCCGTGTTAGTGTCTCAGGTTCTTTGGGGTATTGGCTACACGTTTACCAGTGGTGCGCATCAAGCCTGGATTGCTGATGAGATCGGAGAAGAGCGTGCTTCCCTCGCGTTTGTGAATGGCGCTAAGGCTGGCAAGCTCGGCGAAGTGATCGCAATTCCTTTGAGTATGTTGATCGGTTACTATTTCATGATCAACCTGCCGATCATCATTGGCGGATTATCCATGCTGGCATTAGCGGTTTTCCTGCTTCTTTTTATGAAGGAAGAGAATTTCAAACCTGCTCAGCAAGAAAATACATCCACTTGGAAGACGCTGAAAAGTAATATGAACCAGATGGTCCATTATACAAAGGCCAGCTATCTGATGCGGATCCTCTTCCTTATTGCCTTGTTTTTCGGCTTATATAGTGAAGGCTTTGACCGGCTGTGGATTTCTCACTTTCTTGAAGAAACCCATCTTGCCAACATGACAGAAGGCAATTTGGTGATCCTGATCGGAAGCATTAATTTTGCCGTGATGCTTCTATCATTTGTCGGTCTTCATTTTATCAGCCGGAGTTCTCTCCATCATCAGCTAAACACCATCTATGTTTCCCTGCTAATCGGATGTGTTCTGATTATCACGTCGCTGACCGGTTTCGCTCTTTCAACTGGAATCATCGGTTTGCTGTGCTTTTACCTGATCATCCAAGGAACAAGGTCTGTCATGGCACCGCTTGAGGATACTTGGCTGAATAAAATCATTCCGGATTCCTCGACACGTGCCACTTTCTTTTCGGTAAAAGGCCTGGTTGATGCGATCGGCCAAATCAGCGGAGGACCGGCAATAGGGTTAATCGCCGCCAACTTCTCGATCAAAATAGCCATGATTGCAAGTGCCATTCTTTTAACACCTGTCATCTATCTTTATCAATTGGCCATCAAAAAATCTCGAGGGTGA
- a CDS encoding MFS transporter, producing the protein MDKQNSRFRWVVFFSVLFTYLLMSSQRTAPGLITEQVMKDFHVTATTIGLLTSMQFLVYTSLQIPMGIMADRFGPNFFLIIGAIVTGLGTIIYSLGTHEFVLFFARILTGIGDATIWVNLVLILSQWFKVKEFVRLIGFAGMTGSLGFLLATVPFSAWIDLLGWRAAFFSAGIALCLAGILLYIVLVKKPKQLFPNESVTVKDDVPRQNISMLLKRIVLNRQAWALFFCHFGVVGGYVGFISSWAVPYGMNMYDLTRSDASQLVMVGLIGALIGAPLTSWISSRLETIKRPYVIVHFIILTSWSAFLLFKGNPPLFMLILLFFIIGFGFGASALTFAVVRQSFPMRESGLVSGFANTGGFLSAVLLPGFFGKVLDHFQSVSGSMTEGYFYGFIIPVIFSLIGLFGVSTIKEMRQPESAELESSRLK; encoded by the coding sequence TTGGACAAACAGAATAGCAGGTTTAGGTGGGTTGTATTTTTTTCCGTATTGTTCACTTACTTATTAATGTCGAGCCAGCGGACAGCTCCGGGATTGATTACGGAACAGGTGATGAAGGATTTTCATGTAACAGCCACAACGATTGGGTTACTAACGAGTATGCAATTCTTGGTTTATACGAGTTTGCAAATTCCGATGGGGATTATGGCTGATCGGTTTGGGCCTAATTTTTTTCTAATTATAGGGGCAATCGTTACTGGGTTAGGCACGATCATTTATAGCCTTGGGACCCATGAGTTTGTCCTGTTTTTTGCCAGAATCCTTACGGGAATTGGAGATGCGACTATTTGGGTCAATTTGGTATTGATTTTAAGCCAATGGTTTAAAGTAAAGGAATTTGTTCGATTGATTGGTTTTGCGGGAATGACGGGAAGCCTTGGATTCCTTCTGGCGACAGTTCCTTTCTCCGCTTGGATTGACTTACTTGGCTGGAGAGCAGCATTTTTTTCAGCGGGCATAGCGTTATGTTTAGCCGGAATTCTTCTTTATATTGTACTGGTAAAGAAACCTAAACAACTCTTTCCTAATGAATCGGTAACTGTAAAAGATGATGTTCCACGTCAAAATATTTCGATGTTACTGAAAAGAATCGTTCTGAATCGGCAGGCATGGGCTTTATTCTTCTGTCATTTTGGGGTTGTTGGCGGCTATGTGGGCTTTATTAGTTCATGGGCAGTGCCCTATGGTATGAATATGTATGATCTGACTCGATCAGATGCCAGTCAACTAGTAATGGTTGGTCTTATAGGAGCACTTATAGGAGCTCCGCTGACCAGTTGGATTTCAAGTCGGCTTGAAACAATTAAGCGCCCTTATGTCATTGTTCATTTCATTATTTTAACAAGCTGGTCTGCTTTCCTTTTATTCAAAGGGAATCCTCCGCTTTTCATGCTCATTTTGCTTTTCTTTATCATCGGCTTTGGATTTGGGGCAAGCGCCTTAACTTTTGCTGTTGTTCGCCAGTCCTTTCCTATGAGGGAATCTGGACTTGTATCTGGTTTTGCGAATACCGGTGGATTTCTGAGTGCTGTTTTACTGCCAGGCTTCTTCGGAAAAGTATTGGATCACTTCCAGTCTGTTTCAGGCAGTATGACGGAAGGCTATTTTTATGGTTTCATTATTCCAGTCATCTTTTCTCTAATCGGCTTGTTTGGAGTGAGTACGATTAAGGAAATGCGCCAGCCTGAATCGGCAGAACTAGAATCCTCCCGTCTAAAATAA
- a CDS encoding acyl-CoA thioesterase, whose translation MQMRPEYEDFPLKAYDKIRYADTDRQGHVNNALFSTFLETGRTELLYANEPLHAENASFVIASLKLDLLSEIRWPGTVEIGSAITRVGNSSFSLFQGIYQNAKLAAVAETVIVQMDDHTRKSAPLSSETKEELMQYLVEIEK comes from the coding sequence ATGCAGATGAGACCGGAATATGAAGATTTTCCATTAAAGGCTTATGACAAGATCAGGTATGCAGATACGGATCGGCAGGGACATGTAAATAACGCACTGTTTTCAACCTTCCTGGAAACGGGAAGGACTGAGCTGCTATATGCAAATGAGCCGCTGCATGCTGAAAACGCATCGTTTGTCATAGCGAGTCTAAAGCTGGACTTACTTTCCGAAATACGGTGGCCTGGAACAGTGGAGATTGGCAGTGCCATTACAAGAGTTGGCAACAGTTCCTTTTCTTTATTTCAAGGAATCTATCAAAATGCTAAGCTTGCTGCGGTGGCAGAAACCGTCATCGTGCAAATGGACGACCACACTAGAAAATCTGCGCCACTTTCCTCTGAAACAAAAGAGGAATTAATGCAATATTTAGTTGAAATAGAAAAATAG